AATACTGCGGGGAATCAAAGACCGTTATGAGGAACACCATCAAGTAACGATAAACGATGATGCAATCAGAGCGGCTGCAAATCTGGCGTCACGCTACATAGCTGACCGCTTCTTGCCTGACAAGGCGATCGACTTGATGGATGAAGCATCCTCACGGGTGCGTCTCAAGGGTGGGAATATACCTATAGGCCTAAAAGAGGCGAAGGTAGCTTTAGATCGCGTGCGCAAAGATAAGGAAGCGGCTATTGCTGGACAGCAGTATGAGTATGCTGTGGAACTCCGTGATAGAGAGGTTCATCTATCGGAGAAGATCCAGCAATTGGAGAAGGATTGGCGGGCTGATCTGAGCAGTGAGAAACCTGTGGTGACCGAGAGAGATGTTGCGGAAGTGCTCAGCATGTGGACTGGAATTCCAGCGTCGAAGCTGACCTCAGATGAGGCGACGCGCTTGCTGCAAATGGAGGAGGAGTTACACAAGCGCATTGTGTCTCAGGACGAAGCTATTGCTACAGTAGCTAAGGCGGTAAAGCGTGCCCGTGCTGGCCTTAAGGATCCCAGGCGTCCGATTGGCAGTTTCATCTTCCTTGGGCCTACCGGCGTGGGCAAAACGGAGTTAGCCAAGGCACTGGCTGAATTTATGTTTGGCAGTGAGGAGTCTTTAATCCGCCTTGACATGTCGGAGTTTATGGAAAAGCATAGTGTGGCTCGGCTGGTAGGAGCTCCCCCAGGATATGTAGGGTATGATGAGGGTGGGCAATTGACCGAGGCAATAAGGCGCAAATCATATTGTGCTATTCTCCTTGACGAGATTGAAAAGGCTCACCCTGATGTATTCAATATCCTGCTCCAGATATTTGATGATGGCCATTTGACTGATGCCAAAGGTAGGAAGGTTGACTTTCGGAACAGCATCATAATCATGACGAGCAATATTGGCGCTGAACTGATCAAGAAGGATTCGGTAATGGGCTTCGTCAGCCGTGTTGATGAAACAAAGACGAGGCAGCGTTCCTATGAGGGGATGAAGAAAAAACTTCTTGAAGAGCTGAAGAAGACCTTCCGGCCTGAGTTCATAAACCGTCTTGATGGCGTGGTGGTATTTCAGCACCTGAGCCAAGAGCATATCCGCCAGATTGTTGACTTGATGTTACGTCCGATCAAGGCTCAGTTAATCGAGCGTGGCCTTGGACTGGCAGTGACAGATGCGGCCAAGGAGCTTCTTAGCGAGAAGGGTTATGACGAAGCCTTTGGTGCCCGCCCACTGCGTCGAGTAATCCAGACTAT
This DNA window, taken from Chloroflexota bacterium, encodes the following:
- a CDS encoding ATP-dependent Clp protease ATP-binding subunit → MSSRFEKFSERARRALTYAQEEAQRFNHNYIGTEHILLGLVRESEGVAAKVLTNLDVDLNKVRSAVEFIIGRGGKTGSAEVGLTPRAKRVIELAVDEARRLNHSYVGTEHLLLGLLREEGGVAGGVLESLGVNLERARAETTRVLNQGAVQGQQGTRSTSRTPTLDQLGLDLTAMARAGKLDPVVGREKEIQRVIQILARRTKNNPVLIGEPGVGKTAIVELLAHRIVAGEVPHTLQGKRVVTLDMGSLVAGTKYRGEFEERLKKVIEELKAAGNCVLFIDEMHTIVGAGAAEGAVDAANILKPSLARGELQCIGATTLDDYRKHVEKDAGLERRFQPVIVDEPSVEQAIKILRGIKDRYEEHHQVTINDDAIRAAANLASRYIADRFLPDKAIDLMDEASSRVRLKGGNIPIGLKEAKVALDRVRKDKEAAIAGQQYEYAVELRDREVHLSEKIQQLEKDWRADLSSEKPVVTERDVAEVLSMWTGIPASKLTSDEATRLLQMEEELHKRIVSQDEAIATVAKAVKRARAGLKDPRRPIGSFIFLGPTGVGKTELAKALAEFMFGSEESLIRLDMSEFMEKHSVARLVGAPPGYVGYDEGGQLTEAIRRKSYCAILLDEIEKAHPDVFNILLQIFDDGHLTDAKGRKVDFRNSIIIMTSNIGAELIKKDSVMGFVSRVDETKTRQRSYEGMKKKLLEELKKTFRPEFINRLDGVVVFQHLSQEHIRQIVDLMLRPIKAQLIERGLGLAVTDAAKELLSEKGYDEAFGARPLRRVIQTMVEDKLSEMLLHDELKPGDTVRLDRDGDEISVRLDPRDEVSVSSKSSVQSSS